CTTATAGCTCCGATGGATGAATGGAAGAAAATACTCGATCACACGCGAAAACAAATAATTAGGCGCAAACGAACGCACAGACCCGCGCTGCTCCGTCTCCCTCCGTCGATTTCTACAGCCCGTCAAGCCCAGTCGTCGGTTGTCATCGTCGACCATATGCTTCCGATATTACATTCTTGCATTTAATGGCAAATAACGTCGACGTGATAGCAGCCGCTTTGCATATCCTTGAAGAATCGTGATGAGGCGCAGCAGCATATCAGGACATGGACATGGGGGAATGTcaggcttttaaaaaacaaaagcagggaTCGTCTTATAAAATGATgctgtgataaaaataaaataaaaaaacccaaaaagacAGCAGCTGGACGACCAGGAGAGACGAGGTTTTTCCGCTCCTGGCCTCGCCTTGCATCcgtccttctctcttcttcttctggctgtctctctctctctctctctctctctccctctctctctctctccctctctctctctccctctctctctccctctctctctctctccctctctctctcctctctctctctcctccccccctctctctcctccccctctctctcctctctctctctcctctctctctctctctctccctctctctcctctctctctctctctctcctccctctctctctctctctctctctccctctctctctctctctctctctctctccatccgcTGGTCCGCTTGTTGCGCGTTCTGCACTCGAGAGCGCGcaacgcgtgtgtgtgtgtgtgtgtgtgtgtgtgtgtgtgtgtgtgtgtgcgtgtatatgtgtttatgtgcgcgcgtgtgtacgtgtgcagagagaggcggggagggggggtcgACTATATTATCAAGGTTTGTCTGAGTGAGCAACAATAAGCTGCTGTGtaggcagaagaagaggaatatGGAATAAACAGCGGCTCATGTTTATTTAGGCCTCCGTGTCTTTTTTCACAGGTCTGACCGGCTGAGATTCACGTTTAGCATTGACGTTTCTCCAGTGACAAGAGCGCGAAGCCATTGTGGATGCCGTGCAGCCTGTGCAGCAGGCATCCAGCAAGCACTCGGGCATTTGCAATATTCCCATTAACCTTATAGGAAGAGCTTTGTCTCGAGCAGCTCTGACAGAGCATGTTGCCTGTTTGTCAAGCTGTCGATAACACTATCACTGCCATTTATCCAACACATCAAACCAATCAACCAGTCACACCTTGACGACACCTGATGACATTCTGGTTtcatcatctgtctctgcagatgCATTTATACCCCATCTGCTCCTGCCATCACTGTCATTACTCctgtaatgcaaaaaaaaaagcactccaCTGCTCTTCCTCTTTGCATTTTAGGAGTAATGGCAGCATATAATTAAGGCTCAGGCCACTCAGAAGAtagaagaaggaagaaaaccTTCTAGTCTGCTGAGAACTGACTGATCAGATAAAAGCATCATCCATGCAGTTTACATGTACAAGGAAGTGTGCAAAGGCTAAACACAGTCCTCGGTATGAAAGAAGACGAGTCAAAGGAAATCACTGATTATATAGAAAAGCCAGTTTCTCCATAATTTCACTCGTCTCCCTTTGAATAGCTCTGATTGCATCTTGTGTAGTCGACAAAGAGGAGCCAGACTTCATAAACACTCAAAGCACAACAGTCACtaacaaaattattttaatggtGCTGAATAATTCATTGATTTCAGATTATGCACAGTGTATTTTGATTGGATGCTACAAATTATCaggtgaaaaagagaaagaaaaaaacgtgCATTGCACTACAGAGCTGTGTTGTTGAAAATGGGGAGATGGTAAGAATAATCTCCTGGGTGTCATAAAACAAGCCATAATGGCAATACTTGGCTCAGAGCTAACCTTGGCTTGACTGTGCTCTTGGCAGCATTCAAAGACATTAAAGACAGCCAATTCTAAGCTGAGGTCAGCATTGGTTAGCAGCATTCAGTGTCCCTTTAGATAGTGTTTTACATTACTTTTTATTGGTTGTTGGCATATCTGCACCCACTTATGCCGGAGCTATGTTTGCAGTAAGGCCACAGCCGTTGCCTAGTGCTGATATAGAAAAGCAAAGCGAGTCAAAGTATAAGGTCAGTTTGGCATTTCTACTTCTTGAATAGAATGATAAATGTCtgcattttctgacattcatcTGTGAAAAGGGGTTTTGTTTGGCTAAACAAAGCTGTGTTACATTGGCAGCATCAGTAGAAATCTTTGTGTCAAAGCTTTTAATCACTATTCATGGCAACTTTTAGGGAGTCTTGTGCTCTTGTTCTTGGTCTCCATCATGTAGGTGACCCTTCTCCCTATTTTtccacctcctcatcttcatctcctcctccaccccatcCTCTGcgccttttcttcctctttttcttcttctcatcctcCACCTTGTACTTGAGCCTTCTCACAGGGTCGCTCAAGCTGCGCATGGACTTCTGTTCAAAGTCCTCGTTGATCATGAAGTTCCTGTCGATGAGCTCTGCTGCTTCCTGCCAGTTGCGGTAGCAGTCTGTGCCGAGGCAGAGTATCTCCTCCACGGCGTTGGGGATGAGGATGGAGCAGTCGGGACGCAGCACCACCACTGTGGGAAGCTCCTCCACATTAAACATGGCCTCCAGCtccctgtggacacacacacacacacactgacacacacattggcATAGAGCTAATGGCTTTGTACAGCTAGGTATATTTACATTGCCATCATCCACCAGCAGGTTGTGCACACAACTAACTGGCCAATCCCACACACCTCCTGTAGGGGTCCTCGAAGGCCAGGAACAGGCACTTCTTGGGAAGCTCTTGGAGGAAGCTTTCTTGCTGTTCCTCTGACTGGTCCAAActgacagatgaaagaaaaaaaggaagaccACGTTGCTGGGAGATATGGGATGGACAGATAAACTCCAAATTCACAAAATCTATCCAAATATTGGTTTGATTGTGTATTCCTATCCTTCAGAGGACATTTGGTTctcataaaaacagaaatacataaCAAGGCAATGcctgagaaagagaaggactgTTAAAATCATTCCATCTGAGGATATTTTACTGGTCCTTATTATTTCCAGGAGACACAATGggattaatatactgtatgtacaaggCTACATTTACACATTACTGTATGCAGGGCTGTGGTTGGGCAGTTGACTACATAGAGTTTAGGTTTGGGGGTTTGGGAATAACAACACCttattgtgtgtctctgtgtgtgtctgtgtgtgtgtgtgtgtgtgtgtgcgtgtgtgtgtgtgtgtgtgtgttgtacctaaTGTACAGGAGAACCAGCTGAGCGGAGCGATCCACGTAGAATTCATCTGTCAACCGTTTGAAGAAGTCCGTGAGCGTGGGAGCAAACTGCTGGCAGCTCTCACATGCAGCAGATGCAAAGAAGAGCAACAGGATGCGGTTCTGCAGGCGCATGACAATCTCACGTTCTGTGTCCAGCTCATCCTGGTCCTTGTTGTTCTTCACCAGGACCCGGTCAATGAACAGGTCCACCATGATGAAGTGTCGCAGGAAGGAGGACTGGGGCTTAGGAAGGTACagggaggaatgaaaaaaactgtttatatACATTGGTTTAACATCAAAAATGCACAACATAGTGTATAGtgaaaggaaataaacaaaaacaggtacTTTTCACATACATATCAATGCCCAACATGAAGAAAGCACAGCCTAACAACCATAAGACTCATGAGAATCTTTGAAAAAGGTTTATCTTGCGTACTGTATGGTTTATAAACTCTAAAGTCTATAAATTAGACTGTATGTACTCCACTCAGTCAGACATACAAACCTCCCATTAATCATATGAGCCCATCTTGCTTGCCGTTAAACCGGATAATCCTCACAGTTGCTTACCTCTTACAAATATTATCTCCCCTTGAGGCCACaaatccaaaaagaaaacagccttccaagtattgtgttttttctttccttttcaacTCTTCCTGGCTCGTACTTGAATCAGTTCCCAGCCTGTCAGTTCATATCATGTTCACTCATTGACTGCGTCTCCTTCACCTTGATGGCAGTAACTGCTCACTCCCTCttcctttgtgtctctgtgctccacctcccctcctccgtcTGGGAGGGAGGGATTGAAAGACAAGGTGACAGAGGGACAAGGGACATGAAGTGCtcacagtgattgtgtgtgtgtgaaggcagtGACTGAGCGAGAGAGCATAGAGATTACAGAATGAGAGACgtgcttcaaaaacaaaaagacctCAATGAAGTGGGCCACAGTGAGACCTTTATTATTCAGTAACTAACGGAGGAGCAGAACCGCAGGGAATATGTGGTTAGTGATAGTCTGATTCACTCCACTGGGAAAAGCACAATATAGCCATGAAGCCACAGCAGTgacatacagacacagtttgTGTTACCAGAATGGAgaattttattgtgtttgtagATCAACACAACTTATGTTTAACTACAAAATAATGCTTAAAAGACATAACATGTACACTGTGCTTgacaaaatattcatttcaattttaaaacACCAGCAGGCGCCAGCGCCAAAGGTTTTGTTTtaagctgcattttttttttggccacttgggggcataaaaactccacaaaaggctgaaaaacacaaagccatAACATATCGTCACCTTGTGTTAGGTAGCGTTTGGTTAAACATTTGGttttttacacatcaagcagacacagagcaacattatcattcatttaaagttgtgtttctggatgaaagtccaatattcactctccttttagctctgctttggtctccaccaactcctgaggaaaaatATGTAGGTCTTTAGCTGCAagatgtttgactttcttcacCAGTTATTCGCTAAACTTGtatgtttgacatttgttgCAATACAATAAGCTAAAAGAGCTGCACAGTGTTTGTCACCAAGAGTAACCCCTTTCTCGCtatttgatccactgttaatgcacaaatattgattagtggaATTGGGATTTGGGGGCTAAATGCTTCTATAGAAATGATTTGAGACATTTACTCTACAcgtaaatgtttctgtgtttgaaaaTAACTTTAGTCAACTTCAGTCTTTCGTTGACAAAGTAATAAGACTCAACTCTGGATCATAAtttggaaaaaagaagaagaagaagaagaagaagaagaagaatacagGCTCcattaaaatattcaatatGTAGCAGTGGTAACAGTAATAATAGCATATCACAGAGAAACTCAATCCTATCTCTTTGTTTGATCTGTGCAGGGAAGCACAGTTATGTTACGCTTCTACATGCCAATATACTTTACCTCTGGCAATACAACAAAGGAGCtcttttcagtgtgtatttttttttattctgctgtaCATGCCATTACAGGCAGAGAAAATATGTGTGTCTTAAAGAGCCTGTAAAATGCTGCAGTATCAGTAACAAGGATTTAAGTATTTATGAGGCTGGACTTGTAGAGGTGCTGCAAGACAATCAACACAAAAGGCTTTgccaattatatatatatatatttatgtatttgttttttttgtcttgattgtttctcttcatcttctcctccatgTTCCTTtatctccctccttcctctttgtaTCCCACGttccatctttctctgtttcctcttcatttcCATCCTTGCCCTCCCCCCATAACTTCCAccatctcttttttctcttaTCGTCCTCTGTCTTGTACTTGAGTCTCCTCACGGGGTCAGAGGCGCTGCGCAGATTTAGGTTGTCGAACTCCTCATTGAGCATGAAACTCCTCTCAACGAGCTCAGCTGATTCCTGCCAGTCTCGGAAACAGTCCGAACCGAAGCGACGGATGTCCTGCACAGCATTTTGAGAGAGGACGGATCCGTCGGGACGAAGGACCACCACTGTTGGTACGTCCCTCACCTTGAACATGGCCTGCAgttctctgaaacacacacacactcacaggttaaacatacaaatacatttacaaaaacacagactctctttttctctccatccacctACTTCCTGTACGGGTCCTCAAAGGCCAGAAACAGAACCTTTTTGTGCAGCTCTTTGAGGAAtcttccctgctgctgctctgattggtccaagctggagagaggagatggaaatggaaatcatatgaatgataaaacaaaagtgaatgTGAGTTCATGCAATCACATGTGTGCAtcaaagagataaagagaagcaTAGATAGAGACCTGATGTAGATGAGCGCGAGCAGTTTGGGATATTCGATGTACGCTGGATCTTTCAGTCTCTTAAAAAAGTCAGTCAGAACAGGCGCGAACTCCTGGCACTTGTAACACTCAGCCGATGCGAAGAACAGCATCAGGATGCGGTTTTCGAGGATCCCGACAATCTCGCGCTCCGTGTTGAGTTCATCCTGATCCCAGTTGTTCTCTACCAGAACTCGGTTCAGGAACAGGTCCACCATGATGAAAGAAAGGAATGGGGAAAGATAAAAGCCGTCTGTGGAGAAAGGATTGTGAAATACAGATTTGTAAACATATGTGCAACAATATACATCTTCATCATGGCTAGAGCAGTTCATTGCCTGCATCCATGCCATTTGCATCCAAACTTCACATGGTGATTTCCTATTTCTTTCCCAGAATGACTTTCAGTATTCCAAAGAGAATGAGTGTGAAGTTGTTGCATGCAGCTGTGATCTATATATGTATTTGGGCAGAGAAGTAGCAAAAGCACTGTAGCAGAAGGAAAATGGATTATTTACAAATTGTGAAAATTCACATTGTGGCTACATTACATTGTGGTCTATCAGTTCCTTAACACGTTGATTCAAGTCTTAGGTGTTTCTTTCTggaattaaatattcatgactaaataagcaagAACACATATttagttattaattattattgctTCATCAacactgtgtgggtgtggttggAAGAGAtgcaacaacaataactttGGCATAACAAGGAGACCAGACAAATctgtgagctcatgttttatttgctctggcagatgcgttcagacagatttccatccggcctgattcaggtcgggccaattggatgttggaactagctacctagcctagcagcctaccacTACATCACACATTCTgttgctgtgattggttgtagcgtccagaggccTTTTGGTCTGCACTCATTGATAACGCCccttggaaatcaaaaatgaaccgagaggttccagactaacttgcatttgcgaattggtctgGTGACGCCAGATTCTCATGTAGGAGTCCATCACTCCAAGTAAAGATCTGATTGGCCACTGCTTTGGCGTTTGTACCAGTATGTTCTGGCCCAACATACTGTGacacttactgtatatatagctTGTATTTCTTCCATATTTATCATAAACTTAAGCACTTTTTATGCTCAGGACTCCCGAACCCAAACTAC
The window above is part of the Enoplosus armatus isolate fEnoArm2 chromosome 2 unlocalized genomic scaffold, fEnoArm2.hap1 SUPER_2_unloc_1, whole genome shotgun sequence genome. Proteins encoded here:
- the LOC139307096 gene encoding nucleoredoxin-like protein 1, giving the protein MVDLFIDRVLVKNNKDQDELDTEREIVMRLQNRILLLFFASAACESCQQFAPTLTDFFKRLTDEFYVDRSAQLVLLYISLDQSEEQQESFLQELPKKCLFLAFEDPYRRELEAMFNVEELPTVVVLRPDCSILIPNAVEEILCLGTDCYRNWQEAAELIDRNFMINEDFEQKSMRSLSDPVRRLKYKVEDEKKKKRKKRRRGWGGGGDEDEEVEK
- the LOC139307097 gene encoding nucleoredoxin-like protein 1 is translated as MVDLFLNRVLVENNWDQDELNTEREIVGILENRILMLFFASAECYKCQEFAPVLTDFFKRLKDPAYIEYPKLLALIYISLDQSEQQQGRFLKELHKKVLFLAFEDPYRKELQAMFKVRDVPTVVVLRPDGSVLSQNAVQDIRRFGSDCFRDWQESAELVERSFMLNEEFDNLNLRSASDPVRRLKYKTEDDKRKKRWWKLWGEGKDGNEEETEKDGTWDTKRKEGDKGTWRRR